From the Gordonia bronchialis DSM 43247 genome, one window contains:
- a CDS encoding 3'(2'),5'-bisphosphate nucleotidase CysQ, whose translation MNSRLSDAELAARIARGAGQILLGVRDSDLLDGRVLGDVGDTMAQAWISTVLARHRPRDAVLSEEAADVGDRATAERVWIIDPLDGTREFAAGTADWAVHVALTEHGVVAAAAVSLPATGEVFRTDTVEKTSTPLTGRLATSRWGGSYETSWVSSRLHLQMVPIGSAGAKAMAVVRGDVDAYVHAGGQYEWDNAAPVGVATAAGLHCSRLDGSEIVYNNPHPYMPDFVICRTEIRDEMMAALDQVW comes from the coding sequence ATGAACTCCCGCCTTTCCGACGCCGAGCTGGCCGCGCGGATCGCCCGGGGCGCCGGCCAGATCCTGCTCGGCGTGCGAGACAGCGATCTGCTGGACGGTCGAGTGCTCGGCGATGTCGGTGACACGATGGCACAGGCGTGGATCTCCACCGTCTTGGCGCGTCATCGCCCGCGGGACGCGGTGTTGTCCGAGGAGGCCGCTGACGTCGGCGACCGCGCCACCGCCGAGCGGGTGTGGATCATCGATCCGTTGGACGGCACAAGGGAATTCGCCGCCGGAACCGCGGACTGGGCCGTGCATGTGGCGCTGACCGAACACGGCGTGGTCGCCGCCGCCGCGGTGTCGTTGCCGGCCACCGGCGAGGTGTTCCGCACCGACACGGTCGAGAAGACGTCGACGCCGCTGACCGGTCGGCTCGCGACGTCACGCTGGGGCGGTTCGTATGAGACCAGCTGGGTGTCGAGCCGGCTGCACCTGCAGATGGTGCCGATCGGCTCGGCCGGCGCCAAGGCGATGGCCGTGGTGCGCGGCGACGTCGACGCCTACGTGCACGCCGGCGGCCAGTACGAGTGGGACAACGCCGCACCGGTGGGAGTGGCGACCGCGGCCGGCCTGCATTGCAGCCGCCTCGACGGGTCGGAGATCGTCTACAACAATCCCCACCCGTACATGCCCGACTTCGTCATCTGCCGCACCGAGATTCGCGACGAGATGATGGCGGCGCTCGACCAGGTGTGGTGA
- a CDS encoding HAMP domain-containing sensor histidine kinase translates to MKPCRGLAAGIRATFRRNQGVRVRSTIVGTLLVAIALVIGAAVMLFMLNRADSREMYNTTGYHTYEVAKLIRDGGIAAVPSEELNEGTGADVIQVIDDRGQVVARSSNAPTVPLSSAHPPAGQSVDIEGRMMPGNDDRFCGTVTTVVHGTDEFRVVSAVSAEPYRRGLVNTAILLAVELPFLVLLAGFAIYHFVGCALRPVGRITAEVNAITASDLSRRVPVPATDDEVTRMATTMNAMLERLERSHDSHLRFVGDASHELRSPLTTIVGLLDLADCTATPVDTETVRTILLPEARRMQHMVEDLLLLARADENGLPLRIVEVDLDDVVVAEARRLRSLGMAAVEVRVVPIRVAGDPDKLARALRNLTDNAARYASSTIRLDMSVDDTTATARLAVADDGPGIASESRDVVFDRFTRLGSDRRNASGSGLGLSIAREIARAHGGHLSIDDPHPDFEHGATFVITLPLASAPDTTSEPAPVALVE, encoded by the coding sequence GTGAAGCCATGTCGCGGTTTGGCAGCGGGTATCCGGGCGACGTTCCGGCGCAACCAGGGGGTGCGCGTCCGATCGACGATCGTCGGAACCCTGTTGGTGGCAATAGCTCTCGTGATCGGGGCGGCAGTGATGCTGTTCATGCTCAACCGCGCGGACAGCCGCGAGATGTACAACACGACCGGCTACCACACCTATGAAGTCGCCAAGCTGATCCGCGACGGCGGGATCGCCGCAGTACCTTCTGAGGAACTCAACGAGGGCACCGGTGCCGATGTCATCCAGGTGATCGACGACCGGGGGCAGGTGGTCGCGAGGTCCTCCAACGCACCCACCGTCCCGCTCAGCTCGGCGCATCCGCCTGCCGGCCAGTCGGTCGACATCGAGGGCCGCATGATGCCGGGCAACGACGACAGGTTCTGCGGCACGGTCACCACCGTCGTGCATGGCACCGACGAGTTCAGGGTCGTCTCGGCGGTGTCCGCGGAACCGTACCGGCGTGGGCTGGTCAACACCGCGATTCTGCTCGCGGTGGAGTTGCCGTTCCTGGTGCTGCTGGCCGGCTTCGCGATCTACCACTTCGTCGGCTGCGCGTTGCGTCCGGTCGGCCGGATCACCGCCGAGGTCAACGCGATCACCGCATCCGATCTGTCCCGCCGTGTTCCGGTACCGGCCACCGACGACGAGGTGACCCGCATGGCCACCACCATGAACGCCATGCTCGAACGCCTCGAACGCAGCCACGATTCGCATCTGCGCTTCGTCGGGGACGCATCGCACGAGCTGCGCAGCCCGCTGACCACCATCGTCGGGCTGCTGGACCTGGCCGACTGCACGGCGACCCCCGTCGACACCGAGACCGTCCGCACCATCCTGCTGCCGGAGGCGCGCCGCATGCAGCACATGGTGGAGGATCTCCTGTTGTTGGCTCGGGCCGACGAGAACGGATTGCCGCTGCGCATCGTCGAGGTGGACCTCGACGATGTCGTCGTCGCCGAAGCGCGTCGTTTGCGGTCGCTGGGTATGGCGGCCGTGGAGGTTCGCGTGGTCCCGATCCGGGTTGCCGGCGACCCGGACAAGCTCGCACGGGCGCTGCGCAATCTCACCGACAACGCCGCCCGGTACGCATCGTCGACGATTCGGCTGGACATGTCGGTCGACGACACCACCGCCACCGCCCGACTCGCCGTCGCCGACGACGGGCCGGGCATCGCGTCGGAATCCCGTGACGTCGTCTTCGATCGGTTCACCCGTCTCGGTTCGGACCGGCGCAATGCCAGCGGGTCGGGGCTCGGGTTGTCCATCGCCCGCGAGATCGCCCGCGCGCACGGCGGCCACCTGTCGATCGACGACCCGCACCCCGACTTCGAGCATGGCGCGACCTTTGTCATCACCTTGCCGCTGGCCAGCGCACCGGACACCACGAGTGAGCCGGCACCGGTCGCACTGGTCGAATAG
- a CDS encoding 3-oxoacyl-ACP synthase III family protein, translating into MTAEPTLSLLDVAGYLPENRVPATYFEQFAEDDQLAGNAMFRMPAHRHHAAHGETSADMMIAAARTLTARHGEDWLDDVDVVLTHSQLPEVPVRGCGGEVAHRLGLRPHTVLDVHNGGCAAFPHMVELADGLLRGRGGGKAVIALAQNSASQVFTQEQVRGKAQAPIPGDGAAMAVVSTDGVGSPVLGVRCHSYGQYSGDMTAVATPDRKYWEAGPGQIHIGFTDAKITKVLARGNRMVPEVAIEVADAIGVAPAELDWLITNQPNRIFLRNWAEALELPAERHPDTFDECGNLFGVAIPLTLDTAITDGRIAVGDVVMTAAFAHAGDFAGALALRWCGR; encoded by the coding sequence ATGACCGCCGAACCCACCCTTTCGCTCCTCGATGTCGCCGGATACCTGCCCGAGAATCGGGTGCCGGCAACCTATTTCGAGCAGTTCGCCGAGGATGATCAACTGGCCGGCAACGCCATGTTCCGGATGCCCGCCCATCGGCACCACGCGGCTCACGGGGAGACCTCGGCCGACATGATGATCGCCGCCGCCCGTACGTTGACAGCGCGGCACGGGGAGGACTGGCTCGACGACGTGGATGTGGTGCTCACCCACAGCCAGCTGCCGGAGGTGCCGGTGCGCGGATGCGGTGGCGAAGTCGCCCACCGCCTCGGCTTGCGGCCTCACACGGTGCTCGACGTGCACAACGGGGGCTGCGCGGCCTTCCCGCACATGGTCGAACTCGCCGACGGTCTGCTGCGGGGACGCGGCGGGGGCAAGGCGGTCATCGCGCTGGCGCAGAACAGTGCGTCCCAGGTGTTCACCCAGGAACAGGTGCGCGGCAAGGCCCAGGCTCCCATCCCCGGTGACGGGGCGGCGATGGCGGTGGTGTCGACCGACGGTGTCGGCAGTCCGGTGCTGGGCGTGCGATGCCACTCCTACGGGCAGTACTCGGGCGACATGACCGCCGTCGCGACACCGGATCGCAAATACTGGGAGGCCGGTCCCGGTCAGATCCACATCGGATTCACCGACGCCAAGATCACCAAGGTGCTCGCCCGCGGAAACCGCATGGTTCCCGAGGTCGCCATCGAGGTGGCCGACGCCATCGGGGTGGCGCCCGCCGAACTGGACTGGCTGATCACCAACCAGCCCAACCGCATCTTCCTGCGCAATTGGGCCGAGGCGCTGGAGTTGCCGGCCGAGCGACATCCGGACACCTTCGACGAATGCGGCAACCTGTTCGGCGTCGCCATCCCACTGACCCTCGACACCGCCATCACCGACGGTCGGATCGCGGTCGGGGATGTGGTGATGACGGCGGCCTTCGCCCACGCCGGCGATTTCGCCGGTGCCCTCGCGCTGCGCTGGTGCGGACGATGA
- a CDS encoding DNA-formamidopyrimidine glycosylase family protein — MPELPEVAAIADYVDSRAAGLPIRRVDVASLSVLKTADPPYTALVGRIVESVGRVGKYLVIRTVPGADTDPEPVILLVIHLSRAGWLRWSEDLSPRPLRPGGKSPIALRVHCGLPSEGFDVTEAGTQKRLAVWIVRDLADIDRVATLGPDVLSLSVSEFGAILAQTAGRIKNVLADQRVMAGIGNAYSDEILHTARLSPFATAKSLTEEQVSTLYDAMRSVLADATGRLEGQTVARLKSEKRTGLRVHARTGLPCPVCGDTVREVSFADRSFQYCPTCQTGGKVLADRRMSRLLK; from the coding sequence ATGCCGGAGCTTCCCGAGGTCGCCGCGATCGCCGACTACGTCGACTCGCGCGCGGCCGGTCTGCCCATCCGCCGGGTCGACGTCGCGTCGTTGTCGGTGCTCAAGACCGCCGACCCGCCGTACACGGCACTCGTCGGACGGATCGTCGAATCGGTCGGCCGGGTGGGCAAATACCTGGTGATCCGGACCGTCCCCGGCGCCGACACCGACCCCGAACCGGTGATTCTGCTGGTCATCCACCTGTCGCGGGCGGGCTGGCTGCGGTGGAGCGAGGACCTCTCACCCCGGCCGCTACGTCCGGGCGGCAAATCGCCGATCGCGCTGCGGGTGCACTGTGGTCTTCCATCAGAAGGATTCGACGTGACCGAGGCGGGAACGCAGAAGCGGCTGGCGGTGTGGATTGTGCGTGACCTCGCCGACATCGACCGCGTCGCCACCCTGGGCCCGGACGTGTTGTCGCTGAGCGTGTCCGAGTTCGGCGCCATCCTCGCCCAGACCGCCGGACGCATCAAGAACGTGCTCGCCGATCAGCGTGTCATGGCCGGTATCGGCAACGCCTACTCCGACGAGATCCTGCACACCGCCCGACTCTCACCGTTCGCGACGGCCAAGTCGCTCACCGAGGAACAGGTGAGCACCCTCTACGACGCGATGCGCAGTGTGCTCGCCGACGCGACCGGCCGGCTCGAGGGGCAGACGGTGGCTCGGCTCAAGTCGGAGAAGCGGACCGGTCTGCGGGTCCACGCCCGCACCGGGTTGCCGTGCCCGGTCTGTGGGGACACCGTACGCGAAGTGTCTTTTGCCGACCGGTCCTTCCAGTACTGTCCGACCTGCCAGACCGGTGGCAAGGTGCTGGCCGACCGCCGTATGTCGCGGCTGCTGAAGTAG
- the pgi gene encoding glucose-6-phosphate isomerase, whose translation MSSDSSGGEFTGSDHGDITATQSWQALAAHQPHVFAMHLREVFAVNPDRGRELTVDVGDLHIDYSKHRVLRETLELLFSLAREVGLTDRRDDMFAGAHINTSEDRAVLHTALRLPADASLTVDGQNVVADVHEVLDAMGAFTDKLRSGEWKGHTGKPITDVVNIGIGGSDLGPAMVYQALRHYVDSSIRCHFVSNVDPADLVGTLADLDAETTLFIIASKTFTTLETLTNASAARSWLLTELGAGPDAVAKHFVAVSTNAEKVSEFGIDTANMFGFWDWVGGRYSVDSAIGLSVMAAIGKDRFAEFLDGFHVVDEHFRTQPLEQNAPVILGLIGLWYSNFWDAQIRAVLPYSNDMARFPAYLQQLTMESNGKSVTAQGAHVTTETGEVFWGEPGTNGQHAFYQLLHQGTRMIPSDFIGFAEPTDDLPVTPDGAGSMHDLLMSNYFAQTKVLAFGKTADEIAAEGVAPNVVAHKVMPGNRPSTSILAPKLTPSVIGQLIALYEHQVFVEGVIWGINSFDQWGVELGKTQAKELLGVITSDDAPAAADDSSTDELVRWYRKHRGRRA comes from the coding sequence ATGAGCAGCGACTCCTCGGGCGGCGAGTTCACCGGTAGCGACCACGGCGACATCACCGCCACCCAGTCCTGGCAGGCCCTGGCCGCGCATCAGCCGCACGTGTTCGCGATGCATCTGCGTGAGGTCTTCGCGGTGAACCCCGATCGTGGTCGCGAACTCACCGTCGACGTCGGCGACCTGCACATCGACTACTCCAAGCACCGGGTGCTACGCGAGACCCTGGAACTGCTCTTCAGTCTCGCCCGCGAGGTCGGCCTCACCGATCGCCGCGACGACATGTTCGCCGGCGCACACATCAACACCTCCGAGGATCGCGCCGTCCTGCACACCGCGCTGCGCCTTCCGGCCGACGCATCCCTGACCGTCGACGGCCAGAATGTGGTCGCCGACGTCCACGAGGTCCTCGACGCGATGGGCGCCTTCACCGACAAACTGCGCAGCGGTGAGTGGAAAGGCCACACGGGCAAGCCGATCACCGACGTGGTCAACATCGGCATCGGCGGGTCCGACCTCGGGCCGGCCATGGTCTATCAGGCGCTGCGGCACTACGTCGATTCGTCCATCCGCTGCCACTTCGTCTCCAACGTCGACCCCGCCGACCTCGTCGGAACCCTGGCCGACCTCGACGCCGAGACCACCCTGTTCATCATCGCCTCCAAGACGTTCACCACCCTGGAGACGCTCACCAACGCGTCGGCGGCCCGCAGCTGGCTGCTCACCGAACTCGGCGCCGGCCCCGACGCCGTCGCGAAACACTTTGTCGCCGTGAGCACCAACGCCGAGAAGGTGTCGGAGTTCGGCATCGACACCGCCAACATGTTCGGCTTCTGGGACTGGGTCGGCGGACGCTACTCCGTCGACTCGGCGATCGGGCTGTCGGTGATGGCGGCCATCGGCAAGGATCGTTTTGCCGAATTCCTCGACGGCTTCCACGTCGTCGACGAGCATTTCCGTACCCAGCCGCTCGAGCAGAACGCGCCGGTGATCCTCGGCCTCATCGGCCTGTGGTACTCCAACTTCTGGGATGCCCAGATCCGGGCGGTGCTGCCGTATTCCAACGACATGGCCCGCTTCCCCGCGTATCTGCAGCAGCTGACGATGGAGTCCAACGGCAAGTCCGTCACCGCACAGGGGGCACACGTCACCACGGAGACCGGCGAGGTGTTCTGGGGCGAGCCGGGTACCAACGGACAGCACGCGTTCTACCAACTGCTGCATCAGGGAACCCGGATGATCCCGTCGGATTTCATCGGCTTCGCCGAACCCACCGACGATCTGCCGGTGACTCCCGACGGTGCGGGTTCCATGCACGACCTGCTGATGAGCAACTACTTCGCCCAGACCAAGGTGCTCGCCTTCGGCAAGACCGCCGACGAGATCGCGGCCGAGGGTGTCGCCCCGAATGTGGTGGCGCACAAGGTGATGCCCGGCAACCGTCCGTCCACCTCGATCCTCGCCCCCAAGCTCACGCCGTCGGTCATCGGCCAGTTGATCGCCCTCTACGAACACCAGGTCTTCGTCGAAGGTGTCATCTGGGGCATCAACTCCTTCGACCAGTGGGGTGTGGAACTCGGCAAGACCCAGGCCAAGGAACTACTCGGTGTGATCACCTCCGACGACGCCCCGGCCGCTGCCGACGACTCCTCCACCGACGAACTCGTGCGCTGGTACCGCAAGCACCGGGGCCGTCGCGCCTGA
- a CDS encoding pyridoxal phosphate-dependent aminotransferase, with protein MTLTRAPAMAAAPYRLSLNESPYGPLPAVARVLAAGVVEVNRYPDFFPDRLRATIAAHLSVAADRISVGPGATGLAHTVLAESSVRARGRGVTAPTLVTSTPTFDGYPILAGMLGIEVRATELDAHGGTDLDALASAVDADTSAVAICSPHNPTGSVVSEDALVAFLREVPPSVTVIFDEAYAEFCDDPPDIIGLTRRFPTLVALRTFSKAHGLAALRVGYALVGAEMGAALRAREIPFAVGPAALAAVPVALAARAELDDRVSAMRTERARLSAMLTAIGASPLPSQGNFVFLPGDDGLQVGTLLNTVGVLGKRCGDFGFRLTVGDCASTDYLVGALRLTARKA; from the coding sequence ATGACCCTGACGCGTGCGCCGGCAATGGCGGCCGCCCCATATCGGTTGAGCCTCAACGAATCTCCCTACGGGCCGCTTCCCGCTGTCGCCCGGGTGCTGGCGGCCGGTGTCGTTGAGGTGAATCGGTACCCGGACTTCTTCCCGGACCGGTTGCGCGCCACAATCGCCGCGCACCTGTCGGTCGCGGCCGACCGGATCAGCGTCGGACCCGGGGCAACCGGACTGGCCCACACCGTCCTGGCGGAGAGCTCGGTCCGTGCCCGTGGCCGGGGCGTCACCGCCCCGACGCTGGTGACCTCGACACCCACCTTCGACGGTTACCCGATCCTGGCCGGCATGCTCGGAATCGAGGTGCGCGCAACCGAACTTGACGCCCACGGCGGTACCGACCTCGACGCGCTCGCCAGCGCCGTCGACGCCGACACCTCGGCGGTGGCCATCTGCTCACCGCACAACCCGACCGGATCGGTGGTCTCCGAAGACGCGCTCGTCGCCTTCCTGCGCGAAGTGCCACCGAGTGTGACGGTCATCTTCGACGAGGCCTACGCGGAGTTCTGCGACGACCCGCCCGACATAATCGGGTTGACCCGACGATTCCCGACGCTGGTCGCGCTGCGGACCTTTTCCAAGGCGCACGGGCTCGCCGCCCTGCGTGTGGGCTATGCGCTCGTCGGTGCCGAGATGGGCGCGGCACTGCGCGCGCGGGAGATCCCGTTCGCGGTCGGTCCGGCGGCGCTGGCGGCTGTCCCGGTCGCGCTGGCGGCACGGGCCGAACTCGACGACCGGGTTAGCGCGATGCGCACCGAGCGTGCGAGGTTGTCGGCGATGCTCACCGCCATCGGGGCGTCGCCGCTGCCGAGTCAGGGCAACTTCGTGTTCCTCCCCGGCGACGACGGTCTGCAGGTGGGCACCCTCCTCAACACCGTCGGTGTGCTCGGAAAGCGTTGTGGCGACTTCGGATTCCGGCTGACCGTCGGGGATTGCGCTTCGACCGACTACCTCGTCGGGGCACTACGGCTGACTGCTCGTAAGGCCTGA
- a CDS encoding thiamine pyrophosphate-binding protein, with translation MTAVDPIGRDSASVSGMTRTVADIIIEHARALGVSTIFGVHGANVEHLFDAAVRAAGITPVVAKHEFAAGAMADGTARISGGYGTVLTTSGGGALNVLPALAEAYDSRVPVLAVIGTPPTPLVGSGAFQDMANPPDTIDLAAALAGVVGACEVISSGADIGDALGRIDAVLAARRPAALLVARDVQAENAVVVENPDRVPARASVVPRSDLAVLARRLLTMGQSGASVVIWVGEEASMAQAGDEIDALAELLGAVTVAAPGGRDAIVDADRCAGVTGVMGHPSARGAVRTADLVLAIGTRMSMTDRAGLDALLPERPVVYLGTQELRCPAVESTPGTQWIRCADLRETVRWLSKDLRSLGARSVAAPTVTRQPLVSPGTDRELSLPAVIDIVGASLPLRGSVFADAGNTGAAAVHHLPFGRGRFVVALGMGGMGYAIAAGVGQAIASMIQPRRARTTVIAGDGAFMMHGMEIHTAVEYGAPLTLIVLNNDAHGMCITREHLFFPDTPPPVHTQRSLNRFRHTDFAAGLTAMFPCLDVRAVTTSESLAAACADLLDADAGPNCIVVDVDPDEIPPFAPFLMRG, from the coding sequence ATGACCGCGGTTGACCCGATCGGCCGGGACAGCGCGTCAGTGTCGGGGATGACACGCACCGTTGCCGACATCATCATCGAACATGCTCGCGCGCTGGGAGTTTCGACGATCTTCGGCGTCCACGGAGCGAACGTCGAGCACCTCTTCGACGCCGCCGTGCGAGCCGCCGGCATCACCCCGGTGGTCGCCAAACACGAGTTCGCGGCGGGCGCCATGGCCGACGGAACGGCGCGCATCTCAGGCGGTTACGGCACCGTACTCACCACCTCCGGGGGTGGCGCGCTGAATGTGCTGCCCGCACTCGCGGAGGCCTACGACAGTCGGGTGCCGGTGCTCGCGGTGATCGGGACCCCACCGACACCGCTGGTGGGGTCGGGTGCCTTCCAGGACATGGCGAACCCGCCGGACACCATCGATCTCGCCGCGGCACTTGCCGGCGTCGTCGGGGCCTGCGAGGTGATCTCCTCCGGGGCCGACATCGGTGACGCCCTCGGCCGCATCGACGCGGTCCTGGCCGCCCGACGACCCGCAGCGTTGCTCGTCGCCCGTGACGTCCAGGCCGAAAATGCTGTAGTGGTTGAGAATCCGGACCGTGTTCCGGCTCGCGCATCGGTGGTTCCGCGTAGCGATCTTGCTGTGCTTGCCCGGCGTCTGCTCACGATGGGTCAGTCCGGCGCGTCGGTGGTCATCTGGGTCGGGGAGGAGGCCTCGATGGCACAGGCCGGCGACGAAATCGATGCGCTGGCCGAGCTTCTCGGTGCCGTGACGGTGGCGGCCCCGGGTGGCCGGGACGCGATCGTCGACGCGGATCGATGCGCCGGGGTGACCGGCGTGATGGGTCACCCGTCGGCACGGGGTGCGGTGCGCACCGCCGATCTCGTCCTCGCGATCGGGACCCGCATGTCGATGACCGATCGGGCCGGACTGGACGCGCTCCTCCCCGAGCGTCCCGTGGTGTATCTGGGTACCCAAGAATTGCGCTGTCCAGCTGTGGAATCCACACCAGGAACCCAGTGGATACGGTGTGCGGATCTGCGTGAGACGGTGCGTTGGCTGAGCAAGGATCTGCGAAGTCTGGGCGCGCGATCCGTCGCAGCCCCGACCGTCACACGGCAGCCCCTGGTGAGTCCCGGAACCGACCGGGAACTGTCCCTGCCGGCGGTGATCGACATCGTCGGAGCGTCACTACCGTTGCGCGGCAGCGTCTTCGCTGACGCCGGGAACACCGGTGCGGCGGCCGTACACCATCTGCCGTTCGGGCGCGGCAGGTTTGTCGTGGCGCTGGGCATGGGCGGCATGGGCTATGCGATCGCGGCCGGGGTGGGCCAGGCCATCGCCTCGATGATTCAACCGCGACGTGCACGCACCACGGTGATCGCCGGGGATGGCGCATTCATGATGCACGGCATGGAGATCCACACGGCGGTGGAATACGGTGCGCCGCTCACCCTGATCGTGCTCAACAACGACGCCCACGGGATGTGCATCACCCGCGAGCACCTGTTCTTCCCCGACACGCCCCCGCCGGTCCACACGCAGCGGAGTCTGAACCGGTTCCGGCACACCGACTTCGCCGCCGGTCTGACCGCCATGTTCCCCTGCCTCGACGTCCGCGCGGTCACGACATCGGAGTCGCTGGCCGCGGCCTGTGCTGACCTCCTGGACGCCGACGCCGGACCCAACTGCATCGTCGTCGACGTCGACCCCGACGAAATCCCGCCGTTCGCACCGTTTCTGATGAGAGGCTAA
- a CDS encoding chorismate mutase, protein MTDDSTPDEAAIPFEQTIDLERYELSSQVDTLPDDIDALRLEIDRLDAVILAAVKRRSAVSKKIGAARMASGGPRLVHSREVKVLERFKDLGQEGHTLAMLLLRLGRGPLGR, encoded by the coding sequence GTGACCGACGACAGCACACCCGATGAGGCCGCCATCCCGTTCGAGCAGACCATCGACCTGGAGCGCTACGAGCTGTCGTCGCAGGTGGACACCCTGCCCGACGACATCGACGCGCTGCGACTCGAGATCGACCGGCTCGACGCGGTGATCCTGGCCGCGGTGAAACGACGCTCGGCGGTGTCGAAGAAGATCGGTGCCGCGCGCATGGCGTCGGGTGGTCCGCGCCTGGTCCACAGTCGCGAGGTGAAGGTGCTCGAACGCTTCAAGGACCTTGGGCAGGAAGGCCATACGCTGGCGATGCTGCTGCTGCGACTCGGGCGGGGCCCGCTGGGACGGTGA
- a CDS encoding SDR family oxidoreductase, protein MGRRQKILITGASSGLGEGMARRFAGEGRSLALAARRLDRLETLADELRPAAEQVAVAQLDVTDTDSVPIVFGKLREELGGLDRVIVNAGLGKGAPLGTGKAHANIETIQTNLVGALAQIEAALEIFREQNSGHLVLISSISGIRGLPKAQAAYSASKAGLSALGQGLQAEFANSPIEVSVLLPGYIETDINRGVKTSLMADTDDGVDAMINAIEAEKGWAPIPAWPWTPIAVALKYLPAAISRRLV, encoded by the coding sequence ATGGGGAGACGACAGAAGATTCTGATCACGGGTGCGAGTTCGGGGCTCGGGGAGGGCATGGCCCGACGGTTCGCGGGGGAGGGACGTTCGCTCGCGCTCGCCGCACGACGACTCGACCGGCTCGAGACCCTGGCCGACGAGCTGCGGCCGGCGGCCGAGCAGGTCGCCGTGGCCCAGCTCGACGTCACCGACACCGACTCCGTGCCGATCGTCTTCGGGAAACTGCGCGAGGAACTCGGCGGACTCGATCGCGTCATCGTCAACGCGGGTCTCGGCAAGGGCGCACCGCTGGGAACGGGCAAGGCGCACGCCAACATCGAGACCATCCAGACCAACCTGGTGGGTGCTCTCGCGCAGATCGAGGCGGCGCTGGAGATCTTCCGCGAACAGAATTCGGGACATCTGGTGCTGATCAGTTCGATCAGTGGCATCCGCGGCCTGCCGAAGGCGCAGGCCGCCTACTCGGCGTCCAAGGCCGGTCTGTCCGCTCTCGGGCAAGGCCTGCAGGCCGAGTTCGCCAACTCTCCCATCGAGGTGTCGGTGTTGCTGCCCGGCTACATCGAGACCGACATCAACCGCGGCGTGAAGACCTCGCTGATGGCCGACACCGACGACGGTGTCGACGCCATGATCAACGCCATCGAGGCGGAGAAGGGCTGGGCACCGATTCCGGCGTGGCCGTGGACCCCGATCGCGGTCGCCCTGAAGTACCTGCCGGCCGCCATTTCACGTCGGCTGGTGTAA
- a CDS encoding response regulator transcription factor, giving the protein MHALVVDDDPGVAETVRRALVSDGWAVTVAHDGVDGLWKATEGSHDVIVLDIMLPGHNGYVVVRELRARGIWTPVVMLTAKDGEYDQAEALDAGADDYLVKPFSVVVLKAHLRALLRRGVRERPARLVAGDLVVDPAEHTVTRGQTPITLTPREFAVLEYLIRNADTVVSKCEIVRSVWDENFDGDANIVEVYVGYLRKRIDTPFGKRSIETVRGAGYRLRSE; this is encoded by the coding sequence GTGCACGCGCTCGTCGTCGACGACGATCCCGGGGTTGCCGAGACGGTACGTCGTGCCCTGGTCAGCGACGGCTGGGCCGTCACCGTGGCGCACGACGGCGTCGACGGTCTCTGGAAGGCCACCGAAGGCAGCCATGACGTGATCGTTCTCGACATCATGCTGCCGGGTCACAACGGCTACGTGGTGGTCCGGGAACTGCGGGCGCGCGGCATCTGGACCCCGGTGGTCATGCTCACCGCCAAGGACGGTGAGTACGACCAGGCCGAGGCGCTCGACGCGGGCGCCGATGACTATCTGGTCAAACCGTTCTCCGTGGTGGTCCTCAAGGCGCATCTGCGAGCCCTGCTGCGGCGCGGCGTGCGGGAACGGCCGGCGCGGCTGGTGGCCGGTGACCTCGTGGTGGATCCCGCCGAGCACACCGTCACCCGCGGCCAGACTCCGATCACGTTGACACCACGCGAATTCGCGGTCCTCGAATACCTCATCCGCAACGCCGACACCGTGGTCTCCAAATGCGAGATCGTGCGGTCGGTGTGGGACGAGAACTTCGACGGCGACGCCAACATCGTCGAGGTGTACGTCGGCTACCTGCGCAAACGGATCGACACCCCGTTCGGGAAGCGTTCCATCGAGACCGTGCGCGGGGCTGGATACCGGCTGCGGTCGGAGTGA